In Tsuneonella dongtanensis, a single window of DNA contains:
- the cobA gene encoding uroporphyrinogen-III C-methyltransferase — MVRTGTVYLVGAGPGDPDLLTLRAARLIESAGLIIHDGLVDRAILAMAGPDAELVSVAKSRARHTLPQDAINALLVREALAGRDVVRLKGGDPLVFGRGGEEAEACQAAGVPVEIVPGISAANGAAAAAQIALTHRDASSVVSFVAGQCKGLSEQDWAGLAGKGRTLVIYMGVKTAPQIAEKLMADGLSPEMPLAVIENASRPNMRVLRGPLAALPDLVVAERVKSPALIVIGEVTAREDIALAALVEAHA, encoded by the coding sequence ATGGTACGAACTGGAACCGTCTATCTCGTGGGCGCGGGGCCGGGTGATCCCGACCTGCTGACCCTCCGCGCCGCGCGGCTGATCGAATCCGCCGGCCTCATCATTCACGACGGGCTCGTCGACCGCGCGATCCTGGCGATGGCGGGGCCCGATGCCGAACTCGTCTCGGTCGCCAAGAGCCGTGCGCGGCACACCTTGCCGCAGGACGCGATCAACGCCCTGCTCGTGCGCGAGGCGCTGGCGGGCCGCGACGTCGTGCGCCTCAAGGGCGGCGACCCGCTCGTCTTCGGACGCGGCGGCGAGGAAGCCGAAGCGTGCCAAGCGGCGGGTGTGCCGGTCGAGATCGTGCCGGGGATCAGCGCTGCCAACGGTGCTGCCGCCGCCGCGCAGATCGCGCTGACGCACCGCGACGCTTCGAGCGTGGTCAGCTTCGTCGCGGGGCAATGCAAGGGCCTCTCCGAACAGGACTGGGCCGGTCTCGCCGGCAAGGGGCGCACGCTCGTGATCTACATGGGTGTGAAGACCGCCCCGCAAATCGCTGAAAAGCTTATGGCGGATGGCCTTTCGCCCGAGATGCCGCTGGCGGTGATCGAAAATGCCAGCCGCCCGAACATGCGCGTCCTGCGCGGGCCGCTCGCCGCGCTGCCCGACCTCGTCGTGGCCGAGCGCGTCAAGAGTCCTGCGCTGATCGTGATCGGAGAGGTTACCGCGCGCGAGGATATCGCGCTCGCCGCGCTGGTGGAGGCGCACGCATGA